One window of Bacillota bacterium genomic DNA carries:
- a CDS encoding branched-chain amino acid ABC transporter permease, which yields MQFDQFLQYLISGLTSGSIYALIALGFTLIHNSTQLINFAQGEFVMLGGLIAVSLYSAVGLPLVVAVLLSVIIVTIIGIVFERTAIRPLKNTSVITLIIVTVGASILMKNIAMILWGRDAQALPTFSGDKPIQFLGASVTPQAIWVILVTIATVVLLQLFYKRTIIGKAMKACAINPSAARLMGINTSSIVMLSFALSAGFGAMAGVLITPISMTSYSVGGFLGLKGFAGAVLGGLDNPVGAVVGGITLGILESLSIGFIDSGYKDAIAFLILLMVLFIRPSGILGARVREKV from the coding sequence ATGCAATTCGACCAGTTTCTACAATACCTTATAAGCGGTTTAACAAGCGGGAGCATTTATGCCCTAATTGCGCTGGGTTTTACGTTAATCCACAATTCTACACAGCTTATTAACTTTGCTCAAGGAGAATTCGTGATGCTTGGAGGCTTGATCGCAGTATCACTATATTCTGCAGTTGGCCTCCCTCTTGTTGTTGCTGTCCTGCTATCGGTAATAATAGTCACAATAATAGGAATTGTCTTTGAGCGGACAGCTATTCGCCCCTTAAAAAATACATCAGTCATCACGCTTATCATAGTAACAGTTGGAGCCTCCATATTAATGAAAAACATAGCGATGATTTTGTGGGGAAGAGATGCCCAGGCGCTACCAACGTTTTCTGGGGATAAGCCGATACAGTTTCTTGGTGCATCGGTTACACCACAGGCAATATGGGTCATCCTGGTAACGATAGCAACAGTCGTACTTTTGCAGTTATTCTACAAGAGGACGATTATCGGAAAGGCAATGAAAGCATGTGCGATAAATCCATCGGCCGCAAGGCTTATGGGGATTAACACGTCAAGTATCGTAATGCTCTCATTTGCATTAAGTGCAGGCTTTGGCGCAATGGCTGGCGTACTTATCACGCCTATATCGATGACAAGCTATTCAGTTGGCGGATTCCTTGGCTTAAAAGGATTTGCAGGTGCGGTTCTTGGCGGTCTTGATAACCCAGTAGGCGCAGTTGTAGGGGGCATAACCTTAGGTATATTAGAATCGTTAAGTATCGGGTTTATCGACTCAGGATATAAAGATGCGATAGCCTTTCTAATACTTCTTATGGTCCTTTTTATAAGGCCAAGCGGAATATTAGGCGCTAGAGTAAGGGAGAAAGTCTAG